In Candidatus Electrothrix scaldis, the genomic window TGCCTACCATACTCCAGTTCATTTTTCGTGAGACCTGGTATCCGAGAGAAGCTTGTCATGGTTTTTTTCACCACAACATCACTGTTTGCTGCTCGGGCTGGCTGAATATTTTTCGAGAGGAAGGGAGAAATGAAAAACAGTGTGATAAATAATGTGAAGTGCAGGGAAGAAAATTTTATTTTTTTCGGTTGAGCATTCATAAGTGAAAAATAGTTGATAACAGAAGATTGTATTTCGGGTGACAGGGAAAAAAGGTTGCCAATGAAATTGCTTTCTATGATTTAGCGTTCTACGTTACGTTGTTTAACGCACTTCTTCTCTTTTTTTCTTGTGTAAGAAAACATTATTTCTAAAGGATACCGTAAAATCAGAAAAGGGCAAAGGGGAAGTTGATCTTTTACAGGTTGGTCATAAGATGATTTTTTGAGGGAAGAAAAGGGAGCAAGATTGCCTGGGGGAAGAGCTATAAAGCAAGCAAAAAAATATCTGAGTATCTCTACTCCGCAAGACGCAGAGTAGAGATACACAAAGGTACAATACTCCTTTAGAAGGAGTAGCGGAGCGAAGCGTTGAGTGCGCTACTCTTCAGGTCGTCCACTCGCAGCATTTCGTGGTCACGGCCAAATTCTACATCACCGGTACGCAGATATTCATAGCCCAGATCAACGGCCATATTTCGGGCAATATCCATAGCCACGCCAGCGCCAGCTTTGTAGGCAAAGGTTACTTCGCTGTCATCACCATTGGCAAAAGCCATTTCTACTTTTGCGGTACCTGCACCAGCGGTTCCGTACACTGAGAAGGGGCCATAGACAGGTACTCCGTAGAAACCGTTCAGCATAGCTGTGGTGATGGTAATATCGGAAAGGCCTTCAGCTTTGATGTCAGCTGTTCGGCCACCAAGTTCCCCCTCAATCCGAAAATTATCAAATTGACGACCGGCTGAGATACCGAAACCATATCCTGTATCTGCGTCTGCCTGGAAACCGTATTCTTCCTTGTCCAGGTCCATAGATCCCATCCAGGTTAACTGAAGGGTGGCCTTGACATACCAGGGATTATACGTCTCATGGTTTTTCAGTTTCTCAATTTCTTCCAGGTTAGTTTTGATGTCTGCTGCATTGGCATCAATGGCTTGGTCCTGACGGACCTGACTCTCTTCCAGGGCCTGGAGTTGCTCATCTTGTCGTGCCTGGCTGGAGTTCAGTTGGTCAATTTGATCTTGACAATCAGCAGGACAGTCAGCACCTAAGGAGGGAGGCATAATTTTCATATTTCCGGCCATGCCGGGCGCTGCCGTAAACATCAGGGCCGAGAGTGCTGCGGCGCTCAGTATTTTCTTCATAGTGTTCTTCCTTTTTTTGATTTTCACAGAGAAGTCTTGTGAATGATATTTTGATGAATTTATGGTATCCGATAGCGGATAAAAAGCAAAGGATAAACGCATTGGTATTATTTTTTATCTTGGCAAAGACAGGGAGGCATTGTTTGTAATTCCAGTGTGTCGCTGAGGAGAAGGGCTGGATAGAGAGAGGAGGTGCAGCTGGCGAGGAAAAATTTTAATACTTTTTTTGTATGGTGATTTCTTCAGAGAGATAGGTTGCATCTAACATCCTGTTGTTCCGGGCTGAGAAGGGTGTGCTATCCCGCATACATCTTCTTGACCTCTGCGCTGTACGGCCCATTCGGGTATTGGTAGATGTACAGTGGTGGCAACAGACGCACCCCTTCACCACCGTTTTTCATGGCCTCGATCATAACCAGCCGGGCACGGTTATCCTCCGGGTAGCTATACACCGGTTGAATTCGTTTAGGGATCAGACGCTTCTTCATCATCGCAGCAGTCACAGTGGCAAGGCGTTCTGCCGGGTAGATACAGGCTACTGTACCTCGATTTTTCACGGCAAAGGCAGCTGCTGCAATGACAGATTCGGGATCAGCGGTGAGCTCGTGGCGGGCAAGGGCACGTTCATCCGCCTCGCTCAGGCGTCCGCAGCCCACCTTATGATAGGGCGGATTGCTGAGCACGAGTTCAAAGGACTCGGCTTGAAAGTGCTGCTTGACTGTGCGCAGGTCTCCCGGCACAACGGTGAAACGATCCTGAAGGTTATTGATCTGGACATTGCTCTGAGCGAGTGCAGCCAGGGCGGGTTGCAGTTCCAGGCCTGTAAGCTGGATATCGGGATGGCGATAACTGAGGACGAGACCGATGACTCCGCAGCCTGTTCCCAGATCCAGCACCCTGTCTCTGGATGCAGGCTGGCAGAAATGGGCCAGGAGTACTGCATCCAGGGAAAAACGGTAGCCGTCCCGATGTTGACGACAGATAAGGCGCCCGTTGAACAAAGTGTCATCAGTTAACGGGGGAGTTGTTGGATCAATCACCTTGCGCTTGAGAAGAACGTGGAAAGATTACTCAGGGAAGAGGCTGAATATGCTGTTCATCATCCAGTTTGTTCAGGAGTAAGCCTGTCATGATTTTCGGATAGAAATAGGTGGATTTATGCGGCATAATGTTGTCGCTGTCTGCCACCTTGAGCACCTGCTCCACCTTAGTGGGATTGAGAAGAAAGAGGAGGGGGGTATGACTTTCCTGGAGTACGCTTTCCTTGACTGCTGCGTCCAAGGCGACATCAGCATCGCTGATATAGCTGACCAGTCCTTCGCAGACACATTGGTCATGGCCGAGGCCAAGATAATCCTGGATAAGGAGGTCAGAAAGGACAACGACATCAAGCTCCTGTAGAACATTCGGTTTATCGACGAGGGAGGGTGATTGAGCAATGGTTTCCTCCTGCATCTGGAGGAGAAAAGCTCGGTCTTCACCTGGATGATACACACCAAAGGCAGGGGTACCGTGGCTGCTCTCTGCCTCATTCATTCTGCTCATTACCTCAGCAATAAGGGTTTCCCGGCTGCCTTGCTTGATCTCCGTGACAAGCATGCCCTGCTGCATCCGTTCTTGCAGCTGATCAGCGGTCATGGCACCAGGCCAGCGAACCAGTCGGTGGGTGGGCAGGACAGAGAGGCCCTCATCCTCACAGGCGCAGAGGTACATCATAATATAATTACAGGGATGATCCCCGGGTAGATTAGGATCTTGGGCATGGGCCCGTCTGCGGCAATCCAGGGCTGTGGTATAGCGATGATGTCCATCTGCAATGTACACGGATTTCCCGGTAAAGAAATGGTGAATTTGCTTCAGGGTTTCTTCATCTGTCACCCGCCAGAGGGTGTGGGTATTGGCATTCTGGTCATCAACCTGCAGAAGAGGCTCTGCTTCCCGGACCTTTTCCAGGCTTGTGATGACTTCCTGTTCGCGGTCTGAATAGATAGAAAAAATCTGGCTGAACTGGGCTTTGCAGGTTTCCATGAGCTGGAGGCGGTCGCTGATAACTCCAGAGAAGGTCTTCTCATGGGGTTTGACAATGCCTTCGGCAAACTCTGCCAAGCCAACCAAGCTGACGATTCCTTTACGGGTCAGGCGTCGTCCACTGGGGTGGTTGTAATCGATGTAGTAGAGATAGATGGCTGGCTGCGCATCCTGGACCAACACGCTTTCTTCCTGCCAGGATTGGAATCTTGCCCGAGCCTTTTCATAACGCCCGTCATCCTCGGTTGTTCCCTGCGAGATATTGCGCAAATCCAGATTAATCATGGAATAGGGATTTTTTTGCAGCAGTTTTTTCTCGTCATCAGTGGAAATAACGTCATAGGGTGGGGTGACGACATCCTCAAGTCGCTCAATTTTTTCCGGGTTGTAACGCACGCCACGAAACGGGGCAACAACAGCCATGATATTTTTCTCCAGTTCTTTGAAATAGCTCCCAGGTCAACTCGGCGATCCGGGATGATAAAAAATGAAAAATGCTCAGGTGACAGGCGTCATCCGAGACGTTCATATAAAAAAGATCTTTTTTCTCGCGTAAAAAACGTTACCTCAGAAAATGAGAAGAAGTCTTTCCGCATGCCTTGTTTACCATTATCCGGTGAGCTGATGCAAGGAGGTTTTGGAAAGTTTGTAGAAACTTTTCCCTGCAGGGCCGGAAAAAGAATACCCCCTCCTCGCAGAAGAGAAGGGAAAATATTTCTTGAGGAGAGCCTGGTTCAGTTATCGAGAAAGGAGCTCTTAATTAGAACATTCCAACTCACTTTCCGCATTGGTCAAAGTCTGAAAGGAGTCTGGATGCATCAACTTGAATTCACTTGCATGCTGGAGAAAATCAGGGTCAAAGCCTTCTCTGCGTATGCAGGTAATCAGCTCGATAAATTCTCTGCTCTGTTTGATTGCGGTGTTACTCATAGTAGGGGGTGGTTTGTAATCAGCTGTAATCTTGGCCCCGCGATTGACGTGATTGCCATTTCCCCTGTCATCAGTATAATACTGCGACAGCACTACAAGTCTGGTGCCGAGAAAGGCAGCCTCTTCCAGATCATGGGTAACAAAGAAGATCGTCATTTGCTCTTTCTCCCAGAGTTCCACCAAAAAAAGCTGCATATCTTCCCTGGTATCAGGATCAAGGGCACCAAAAGGCTCATCCATAACCAGAATTTTTGGTTTCATAATCAGAGACTGCCCGATAGCCACACGCTGCTGCATACCGCCCGACAACTCATGAGGATATTTTCCGCCATGCTCGGCCAACCGGATCTTCTCCAGCATGTCTGTTGCTTCCTCGTTTATTTCTTTGCGCGACATCTCCTTTGAGCCCTGTCGTCCGCCGAGGCGCAGGCCCAAGCTGATATTATCCAGCACAGTCAGGTGGGGAAAGAGAGAATACTTCTGAAAAACTACGCCACGATGGATGTCTGGTGGCCCCACAATTTTATGTTCAAGCAGGATTTGTCCAGCTGTGGGCACCTCTGCCCCGATTATCAGGCGCAACAGGGTTGATTTGCCGCAACCGCTGGGGCCAACCACGGTACAGAACTCTCCTCTGCTCACCTGGAGATCAATATTATCCAGGATTACTTTACCGTTATAGGCCTTGTACACATCGATAATGTGGAGAAAATCGGGATCAGAACTCATTTGTCGCCTCCAACGGCAGTGTACCAGGGGTAAAACCAGCGCATGAGATGACGAAGCAACCAGTCTATAGCAAATCCCAGAAAGGTTATCCAGAGAACGTAGGGCAGAATAATATCCATAGCCAGATAGCGACGCACCAAAAAAATCCTGTATCCCAGGCCGCTACTGGCAGCAATGGCCTCAGCCGCGATGAGAAAGAGCCAAGCCGACCCCAGGGAAAGCCGAACAGCCTCAATAAGTCGGGGCATAATCTGGGGCAGAATAATTCGATAGGCCAGCTGAAACTGCGAGGCGCCCAGAGTAATAGCCTTAGTTACCTGTTCCCTAGGAAGTTTACGGACTGCTAATCGGATATCCCTGGTGATTAACGGAAAGACCCCGAAAAAGATTAACACTATCTTTGCCGCTTCATCCACGCCGAAGCTGATAAACAGGATGGGCAGGATAGAGAGCGGTGGGATCATGGCGATAAAGGTGATGAACGGATTCAGGGCTGCATTAATACCCGGAAAAAGGCCTATATTCAGGCCGAACAGGAGGGCAGCAACAGCGGCCAGCCCGGTCCCGGTCAACAGTCGCTTCATGCTGGCAAGGGTGTCATCCAGCATCAGATACTTACCTGTCCGCCGATTCTTTTCAAAGGCTATATGCTTTACCGCAGCGGTCATATGAGAAATTCTCGGCAGGAGCTTGTCCGCCTCATTTTCTCTGTGCCGAATTTCCGAC contains:
- a CDS encoding outer membrane beta-barrel protein, giving the protein MKKILSAAALSALMFTAAPGMAGNMKIMPPSLGADCPADCQDQIDQLNSSQARQDEQLQALEESQVRQDQAIDANAADIKTNLEEIEKLKNHETYNPWYVKATLQLTWMGSMDLDKEEYGFQADADTGYGFGISAGRQFDNFRIEGELGGRTADIKAEGLSDITITTAMLNGFYGVPVYGPFSVYGTAGAGTAKVEMAFANGDDSEVTFAYKAGAGVAMDIARNMAVDLGYEYLRTGDVEFGRDHEMLRVDDLKSSALNASLRYSF
- a CDS encoding tRNA1(Val) (adenine(37)-N6)-methyltransferase, with amino-acid sequence MIDPTTPPLTDDTLFNGRLICRQHRDGYRFSLDAVLLAHFCQPASRDRVLDLGTGCGVIGLVLSYRHPDIQLTGLELQPALAALAQSNVQINNLQDRFTVVPGDLRTVKQHFQAESFELVLSNPPYHKVGCGRLSEADERALARHELTADPESVIAAAAFAVKNRGTVACIYPAERLATVTAAMMKKRLIPKRIQPVYSYPEDNRARLVMIEAMKNGGEGVRLLPPLYIYQYPNGPYSAEVKKMYAG
- a CDS encoding ABC transporter permease subunit, translating into MSTEEPTRKPSRFLGIHARPGKILSILLAILPFALLLIVYLTASEIRHRENEADKLLPRISHMTAAVKHIAFEKNRRTGKYLMLDDTLASMKRLLTGTGLAAVAALLFGLNIGLFPGINAALNPFITFIAMIPPLSILPILFISFGVDEAAKIVLIFFGVFPLITRDIRLAVRKLPREQVTKAITLGASQFQLAYRIILPQIMPRLIEAVRLSLGSAWLFLIAAEAIAASSGLGYRIFLVRRYLAMDIILPYVLWITFLGFAIDWLLRHLMRWFYPWYTAVGGDK
- a CDS encoding DUF1015 domain-containing protein, whose translation is MAVVAPFRGVRYNPEKIERLEDVVTPPYDVISTDDEKKLLQKNPYSMINLDLRNISQGTTEDDGRYEKARARFQSWQEESVLVQDAQPAIYLYYIDYNHPSGRRLTRKGIVSLVGLAEFAEGIVKPHEKTFSGVISDRLQLMETCKAQFSQIFSIYSDREQEVITSLEKVREAEPLLQVDDQNANTHTLWRVTDEETLKQIHHFFTGKSVYIADGHHRYTTALDCRRRAHAQDPNLPGDHPCNYIMMYLCACEDEGLSVLPTHRLVRWPGAMTADQLQERMQQGMLVTEIKQGSRETLIAEVMSRMNEAESSHGTPAFGVYHPGEDRAFLLQMQEETIAQSPSLVDKPNVLQELDVVVLSDLLIQDYLGLGHDQCVCEGLVSYISDADVALDAAVKESVLQESHTPLLFLLNPTKVEQVLKVADSDNIMPHKSTYFYPKIMTGLLLNKLDDEQHIQPLP
- a CDS encoding ABC transporter ATP-binding protein — protein: MSSDPDFLHIIDVYKAYNGKVILDNIDLQVSRGEFCTVVGPSGCGKSTLLRLIIGAEVPTAGQILLEHKIVGPPDIHRGVVFQKYSLFPHLTVLDNISLGLRLGGRQGSKEMSRKEINEEATDMLEKIRLAEHGGKYPHELSGGMQQRVAIGQSLIMKPKILVMDEPFGALDPDTREDMQLFLVELWEKEQMTIFFVTHDLEEAAFLGTRLVVLSQYYTDDRGNGNHVNRGAKITADYKPPPTMSNTAIKQSREFIELITCIRREGFDPDFLQHASEFKLMHPDSFQTLTNAESELECSN